In Zingiber officinale cultivar Zhangliang chromosome 3A, Zo_v1.1, whole genome shotgun sequence, the DNA window TTTAAATTGGAAGTACCATTCATACAAATTAAACTAGGTAATATACATGATTTCTTCTCCATATAGACAGATATAGAATCGTATGGGCAAGTACTTAGAATTGCATTTGGTGCAATTGTCTTTGCTACATGATAGAAAAGGATCAAATAAATCATCCCTACATTGAACAGTATTTTCATAAAAATGTATTAGATCGAAACTTAGAAGCCCTAATGCAAACGTAATATGGCATTCGAAGAAGCAAAGAGAAATTGTTTTTTCTTTTCGCTTAGCATTTCTACAGAATAAAGCACAGCATGATCATAATCAACATAAGCTTCATTAATGAATGTAAAACCAATCGGTAGAAATAGGTTTACAAGACGAACAAATTAAACCACGTTTCGGCAATCAATCAAACCACAGCGCAATCCAAACCTCGGGATTTATCAAATAAACCCAGAAAACTACAAAAATGAATAAATCAATCGAGACAAGCACAAAATTCAAACGAGATGAAAAGGGGGGAAAAGCAACGGTACCTGTTTTCATTCCGTCGGTACGAATTCCAGTACGAAGAAACCCTATGTCAGGGAAATAGAGTCCAAGGCAAAGAAATAAACTCCACGAAACATCCATCCACCACGATAATACAAACAGAAAAGAGCTTACTTTTTATCGAAGCAAAGCGACCCGACAACAAAGGCGGCGAAGCTGACGAAGAACAATCCAAAAGAAGGGCTCAGATTGTTTGTTTCAGAGAGGGAGGGCCCCAAAACTGAGCCCGACTTCGAGACGCGACGGCAAACAAATAGAGAGAAGCACCAAGCGGAACAAGAACGGAACCGGCAACGAGAGGCGGAGATGAAGAGGAGACTGATTTTTGCGTATGATTTGTTAGTATTTATGTGGATTTATTTGAATCACGATGGCGGTGCGGCTTTTAGATCCGTGTGTAGCTGTGCCACGTTGCCAGCCGTCGTCTTTTAATTGGGCGAACCGCATCTACGCACGATGGTTTGGTCGGCGTAGCCGTCGACGGCATCAGCAGGCGACCTGTCAGCGGCTTATAACAAATTATCGATGCCTTCAGTAGATTTTAAAACTAGGAGTAGTTTCAAtcgattaataatttaaattcaacaataatacTAATTTAGTTCAAATCTTAATCTTATATAATCGTGAAGTACTTTTATAACGTCACGAATCGCTGAAAACTACTGTGATCATATTGTTGTTTAAATCTTTTAAATGAATAGAACAATGGTTATTGATGACAGAAAGATGCTACACGTGTTGATGTGTCAAAATTTTACCTACTGAACAGATAATTTAAGTTACAAACAAGCATATCAAAATTCTACAGGCACTCCCTACATCAGGCAACAGTTAGGCCGATAAGGAGGTGAACTATCATCTTGTATCAGTATATTTGTTGCATCAATGACGTAATTTTTAGACCCCATTGGAAGGCtttagtttcttcttcttcctcctgctGTTATTTGCTTCCCCGCTGTCCGTACGCTTGGATTGCCATTGACGGATTTCCATGAGTTTCGCCTTGGCATCTTGGAAGAGTGCATCGGATCTCATGGACATCAATTCCTGTTTGACCATCCCACAACATAGAGCAACCAGTATTGCAACTGCTAAAACATATCTACCAGACAGCAAAATGTAGAGAAGAAGTCTACTACCTACCTTAAGATGATTCATGGCGGCTAGATTGAAACCGATTGTGTCTTTGCGCTCCTAATGAGATGAAAAGAGCATCCATATACGTTAGAATGTTACCCAAGAATTAAAGCTCGTGGAATTAGAGGTCAATGAAAATGTATGATATCGAAAACGAAACTGAaagttagaaatcaacatatgaTTCAATATTCAAGATTGAAAATCAAGCAGAGTGACAGATGCTGCCTCAACAAATACTTTTTAACTCAAATTCTTCCTAATGTAAGAAGCTAGAACAAGGATCAGCAATGTTGCACAAgaatgcttttaaaaaaaaaagaagagaaatccAGGAGGAATCTAGCTATTAGGCATAACAGTTTATCAAAAAGAATTCATCCTAAATTTCCAGTATACTGAACACTGATTATAGAAAAAAATATTGGATACAAAGTTTAAATACGAGCTTCTTTCAAACAACAAAAACTAAAGGCAATAAATGCTCCAAATGTGTACCTTAACTTTCTCATGAAGAATGTCCTTCAGTACGGTCAAAATTGGTCTAGAAGCCACAGCTGTAGTTAGCTGATTATGATGTGTTTGCAATAGAACTGTCGTGACCCTGCAAACAAGCTCAACCTACATGCAATAGAGATGTAATTATGTTGCATAATTCTTGGTTGGGCGCAAATTGTCTTACTTATATCATATCAAGACATCAGATACACTATAAAAGACAATGAGAGCAACAAAGTTCACAATTCCCATATATATTATTCTCAAATGCTATTTTATGATACAACAGACAAATGAGAGGATTTAGAACAAGAGTGCTGAAATTGTCCTTACCTTGTCTGGGATGCGTACCCATTCTTTCAAATAAGACATAAGCTTCAAAGCATCAGAGAATGGCAATGACTGCAAGAAGAGCATTTGTGTGACTTCAATGAAATTCTAACATGTAAAAGAGCAGCATGTACAACTGTAATGGTATATATATATGTGTATAGAACTGCATAAGACTGTAGTACCTGTGTGTTCAACTAGCAAACCTACTGCTGAAAATTGAACAAGAAGTAATTGTACAATACTATTTGTACATAAAAAAAATCAGGGAATTTTGGTTTCAGATAAATATTACAATGATTTATGTTCCAATTAGTTCCACAAGATGGACAAACTTTCTCAGTAACAGTGTACCACAGAACTCGCACTTGTGCAAACAACAAATGAAATCTTTGGTTTTTtaaactgaaagaacttcaaaaCAACAACAGAAGAATTTTTGATAAAACAGATGCATGGTTTCATGGTAGTTCCTTGACAATATAATCTTTGACATGATATGGTATAGAAACAGTAAATGACAAAGAATTGTTACTAACCAAAAGTGTTGGTTCTAGATCATTGGTGTTAACATTTCCAAGCGTTTGGAGAACAAAATCAGATGGTGAAAGACCACGCATCATTATGTTTGGCTGAAACACTGCTTTACTGTCCATCTGCTCTTCCTGGAAATTAGAATGAGAATCAGGGGTATTACAGTCAAATCTACTATTATAGATCAAAGATGGAAGCTACTAAAAATCAATGTTTGTTTTAGACAGGTAGCGCAAGGAGAAGATGGTCAAAGCCTCCAGGGTGAGTCCATGATATAAAGACGctaaatcataaagtgcatcataTCAAGTGGCATTTTATAGATGTTTAAGGTTTAAGGTTTATTTGTACCTTGTGTTGATCCATCCGTTTATTTTCAGTATCTGCCATGTCTAATGCATCAATGATCAAGTCAGTCGCACTCAGGGTTTCCTTGGTTTCCTTGCCAGGCACACCTACAGATCCCTCATCTGGAACCAATTCTTTTGGTGCATATCTGTCTTCATTTAAATTGTCTAAGGCAGATTCAAATACCTCTTCCaatctcttttctctttcttcctGGACTTGCAGAAGGGTTCAAAAAAATATTAGTCAACAGAAATAACAAAATGGACAACATTGCTAATTTTTTAATAGCACAAAAACAATATAACCATAAGAAATTACCTCTATGAAGAAAGGTTCTTCAGTCCTATCCCAACGACGTATTGAACGATCATGTGATCCTGTGACAATGAAATCACCACGACTGCTAACAGCAAGGCACCAAACTTCAGCATGATGCCCCTCGAGAGTTAGGAGCAACTCAAATTTGTCAGCATCCCAATATTTCACAAGTCGATCTTTGCCCACACTAAACATATAATGAGTATTTCTAACAAACTTAACGCCCATAACACTGTTGCAAAAGAATATGGAACTGTATCAGCTATACTATATTTATTAACATACTAAACAAAATCATGTGAATGGCATTCATGAAGACCTGTCAGCATGCGCAAAAATAGATTTGTGGCAATCGCCAAAGTCTAGACCCCAAATCTTCAAATTTTTGTCCGCTGAGCCACTAActagaatatcaccatcagaTGAAATATCCATACAGAGAACTGGAAGCTTATGGCCATAAAgtgaaaggaaaagttttaaagaatCCATGAAGAAGACCTGAAAAAAATTTGTTTACCATCACCCAAAAGATGGTTCAGTTTGAGAAAAACACAAAGTAGGCAAGTTAATGCAGAGAAATGAACTctttgtagatttttttttttaaaaagttaattgCTAAATGTAGCCCTCTCCGTGTGTTCAATGGTTTTGTCCAAAAAAAATAGAGGTACGATTCTTCAAAATGCTCACAATCCATTGGAACAAGTACATTTTTATTAACTAACACTATGACATGATATTGGCTAATTAGATAAGTTACATATGATGCCAGATGATGTTGCAAACTAGGACAACTATGGTTATGTTGACAACAAGTTATGATCCCCTGAATTTCTTGGCATACTAGAAGTAACTTGTTGGTTTGCTAAAAGTGAGATTTCTAGCTGGCTCTAACAAAATttctttaataaaaattaaacctTAAGAGAAAACAATAAAACAAGTTCCAATATTGAAGTGAATTGTCATAGAGCATCTAAGCCTGGCCAAATACTTGGAACTACCATGGGTTGTTAGTGTAGATGCTGGCCAATGTTGAAACATATTACGTGACGATTTCAATGATCCATAAGGGTGAAACAGTACTCAAATACGGAGTCGTATGTTGGACCTAATATAAAAAAGTAAGCCATATGTCATGGCCCGTGTGCATAGGAACTCTGTCATATCAGTATGCACCGACATATATTCAATCTTctaaagtaaatttatttgtaagcACAAAATTCACTATATTTAAGGTTTGTTTATGCTTATATGTAGGTGAATGTCCTCAAATGGTATGACAAATCAGAGATCAGcatgaatttatttatattttgatgTAACTTGAAACTTAAGGTAAGGCAGACAGGATGCTACCTTCTAGAATAACTAAAATCAAAAGTTCACTGGATGCGGATAAGCACAAAAAAATGTGATGTAAGGTGAGAAAGTATTACCTTGATTGCACACTTTTCCAACAGAGAAACAGCTAGGTATTTAGAGTCTGGACTAACAGAGATTGCTAAAACATCTTCATCCATTTTCAAAGTTCTCACATTTGTCACACCTAGATGTTTAGGTTCCTGCAAAGGTTAATacagttaaccaaaaagaatccTTTAATTATATGTAACGCATCTGATTCAAACCCTATGGTATACCTATACATTTATCATAACATTTACAAGAATAGATACATACCAACACATCTATAACaatttaagcactaaacatattAGAAGAATGTTTCAGATACCAAAGATCAATAGGTGTTATAACCAGAAAACTCACATTATCTGATTTTTGCTTGACGGTATATTCCCAAAATTTTACATCACGGTCGTCACTTCCTGTAACAAAGCCCTGTCCGCCAACAGTTCCATTTTCATCTGGAAGTTGTACAAGCGATCTTATGGAATCAGCATGAGCTTCTACTACTTCAATGCAACTCCCACTACCAACATCAATTATCTCCAAGGATCCACTTTTGGATCCAACTAGGGCATAGCGGTTTCCAGGTACAAAAGAACTACACAGTCCATATCCAGACTCAATGGTGCGGAGGCAAACTCCAGTAGTGGGGTTCCAAATCTTTACAGAATTATGACTAGTTGACATCAAAAGATCATTATCTGAGCTAAGTGTAACACTTCTGATATCTGAGCGATGCCCCTGAAGCTCTATTGAATACAATTTGGATATCTTATCAGAATCAACTAAATGGGTCTCTAGCATGTTATTATTCAAGGATAATGATAAAGTAGCAAGACCAACTTTGGGATCACTAGGACTGAAAGCAATAGAAGAAATTTTCTTGCTTGAGCGTAGCATCTGAAGAAGCTTAAACACATCTGACACCACAATAGTGGGGTGCTGAAATTCCTGGCTGGATAAGGAATCTGCAAGCCCTCCATTTTCATTTCCTCCAGCTGCATCTCTTGTCAAAAGCTTTTCTTTCTTTCGGTGAAGACGCCTCTTGGCTTTCCGCTTTGCTTCATCATCACTGAGAACTCGATAAATTTCCACAAGTTTTCCAGCCACCTGACATGCTAAAAGGTTTCCAGACTTGTTAAATCTCAAAGCAGCCACTCTATCCTTGCTCTGCCTTTGGATTTCACCAAAGTTCTTCAAAACCTCCCACTTACTTTCCTTCTCAACCACCTCAGTGTTCctttttatttcataaaatttgaGTTCAGAATCTGCTGATCCAGAGACCAAAAACCTTTCCATAGGATCAACATCTAGCGACCAGATTTCACTGTGGTGTCCGCCAACTATCTGTACACATTGCTGCAACTCAAGATCCCAAACCCTCATGAACTTGTCCTTGGAACTAGTGACAAGCTTCTTTCCTGAATCAATAAATACAAGGTCGGTGACCTGAAAAACAAACACTCGGTTTTTTTCAGGATCAaagaaatttagaaataaaagcaaATAGCTAAAACCAAAAGGCTTGCCTGGTCTCGATGGCCACGGAGCCGAAATAGCCCTGCTTCACCAACTACATCCCATAGGATGACATCACAGTCCTTGCCACCAGAAGCAAGGAGGGAGGTGAGGTGGTTATAGCGGAGGGCAGTGACCGCAGTTTTGTGGCCATTTAGAGTCGCCTCACATGTAGCCTTCTCGCAGTCCCACAGCCGAATGCTCCCATCAGCGTGCCCGCTGGCAATCTGAAACATCAATAACAGAAGATAGGTATGCTTTTGGTAGTAGTAGTAGTGGAAGAATACAGAGCTCAACCGAAGGTGAGGGCGAGAGGCCGCTTACGGATGTGGACGACGAGGAAGGAGAGGCGGCGATGGTGGTGACTGCGAGGGTATGGGAGGAGCGCGTGGAGGATGAGAAGGTCTTAAAGGCGAGACCTTGCTTGAGGTTCCAGAGGAAAAACTTGTCAAGGGCCGGTGCAAGGAGGTGCAACCCTGAGGGATCGTAGGCAATATTAGCGTCGACAGAGGAGATGACGCCGAAGACGAGACCCGGCTCGTACCGGAGGTACGACTTCACCATCACGGACGGACGGACGATAGCGCTACCCTCCGGGCTCCTGCTTGGCGGTGGTGGATACGGCTCCGGCTTGGCGGCGGAGGCAATGCGACGCTATCGGCTGAGGTGCGACGAAATCACGGCTCTGGTTCGCACTGGTTTAGGTCAGGGTTTTAGGAAGAGGAGAATAATTTTAGGGTGAATTACATTTTACCCCCGAGGTTTGATTAAAATATGAAATGATCCTCGTGGTTTTAAAAGTAACAAAAAAGTCTCTTGACTGGTAATATTGTAACATTATAACTCTTTGACGCTAGGAATGCACACTAAAATACTGATATCATCATAaattcctcctttttttttttgacaataaTACCCTTATTATGCTGTGAATTTAAATCCAGGACAATActacctgatcctgtccgaatgctgaatcaacggacgctgggcacgtggcgctcccggctgctgacgtggatcttcgactggttgcacgaacctccggcgaacctgcacagaagtcgggccgggaagggcttcccggcggcgaccctccgacgctcaagtcaggcaagcaaac includes these proteins:
- the LOC122052898 gene encoding WD repeat-containing protein 3-like isoform X1, with the protein product MVKSYLRYEPGLVFGVISSVDANIAYDPSGLHLLAPALDKFFLWNLKQGLAFKTFSSSTRSSHTLAVTTIAASPSSSSTSIASGHADGSIRLWDCEKATCEATLNGHKTAVTALRYNHLTSLLASGGKDCDVILWDVVGEAGLFRLRGHRDQVTDLVFIDSGKKLVTSSKDKFMRVWDLELQQCVQIVGGHHSEIWSLDVDPMERFLVSGSADSELKFYEIKRNTEVVEKESKWEVLKNFGEIQRQSKDRVAALRFNKSGNLLACQVAGKLVEIYRVLSDDEAKRKAKRRLHRKKEKLLTRDAAGGNENGGLADSLSSQEFQHPTIVVSDVFKLLQMLRSSKKISSIAFSPSDPKVGLATLSLSLNNNMLETHLVDSDKISKLYSIELQGHRSDIRSVTLSSDNDLLMSTSHNSVKIWNPTTGVCLRTIESGYGLCSSFVPGNRYALVGSKSGSLEIIDVGSGSCIEVVEAHADSIRSLVQLPDENGTVGGQGFVTGSDDRDVKFWEYTVKQKSDNEPKHLGVTNVRTLKMDEDVLAISVSPDSKYLAVSLLEKCAIKVFFMDSLKLFLSLYGHKLPVLCMDISSDGDILVSGSADKNLKIWGLDFGDCHKSIFAHADSVMGVKFVRNTHYMFSVGKDRLVKYWDADKFELLLTLEGHHAEVWCLAVSSRGDFIVTGSHDRSIRRWDRTEEPFFIEEEREKRLEEVFESALDNLNEDRYAPKELVPDEGSVGVPGKETKETLSATDLIIDALDMADTENKRMDQHKEEQMDSKAVFQPNIMMRGLSPSDFVLQTLGNVNTNDLEPTLLSLPFSDALKLMSYLKEWVRIPDKVELVCRVTTVLLQTHHNQLTTAVASRPILTVLKDILHEKVKERKDTIGFNLAAMNHLKELMSMRSDALFQDAKAKLMEIRQWQSKRTDSGEANNSRRKKKKLKPSNGV
- the LOC122052898 gene encoding WD repeat-containing protein 3-like isoform X2, yielding MRVWDLELQQCVQIVGGHHSEIWSLDVDPMERFLVSGSADSELKFYEIKRNTEVVEKESKWEVLKNFGEIQRQSKDRVAALRFNKSGNLLACQVAGKLVEIYRVLSDDEAKRKAKRRLHRKKEKLLTRDAAGGNENGGLADSLSSQEFQHPTIVVSDVFKLLQMLRSSKKISSIAFSPSDPKVGLATLSLSLNNNMLETHLVDSDKISKLYSIELQGHRSDIRSVTLSSDNDLLMSTSHNSVKIWNPTTGVCLRTIESGYGLCSSFVPGNRYALVGSKSGSLEIIDVGSGSCIEVVEAHADSIRSLVQLPDENGTVGGQGFVTGSDDRDVKFWEYTVKQKSDNEPKHLGVTNVRTLKMDEDVLAISVSPDSKYLAVSLLEKCAIKVFFMDSLKLFLSLYGHKLPVLCMDISSDGDILVSGSADKNLKIWGLDFGDCHKSIFAHADSVMGVKFVRNTHYMFSVGKDRLVKYWDADKFELLLTLEGHHAEVWCLAVSSRGDFIVTGSHDRSIRRWDRTEEPFFIEEEREKRLEEVFESALDNLNEDRYAPKELVPDEGSVGVPGKETKETLSATDLIIDALDMADTENKRMDQHKEEQMDSKAVFQPNIMMRGLSPSDFVLQTLGNVNTNDLEPTLLSLPFSDALKLMSYLKEWVRIPDKVELVCRVTTVLLQTHHNQLTTAVASRPILTVLKDILHEKVKERKDTIGFNLAAMNHLKELMSMRSDALFQDAKAKLMEIRQWQSKRTDSGEANNSRRKKKKLKPSNGV